Proteins encoded in a region of the Diospyros lotus cultivar Yz01 chromosome 9, ASM1463336v1, whole genome shotgun sequence genome:
- the LOC127809349 gene encoding uncharacterized protein LOC127809349 — translation MAAAMAVPRQAGRPERHNTAMAGSAEDIVDQALLRIKQKLDKYPDGSPIWERQIYLNTLFVGDLKPILVSIGKNHPDTIKLEAYKLKYLRDFVERTNTSVEELLRATQLYFKMVARLNLEGQSDPKVLMERAILDGCFIIELFLKNDKREDGLPFESEQVLYALNRDLILIDNQMSGSVLQILIDVCSLSKKSDQDYDEKLKHFYRMARKFLERIVPDQKLYQPFADIDDQFEDLLSIVYDDLNWPLPHQANSNVEVGDDKWYSVKSATKLEKLGVEFKMIEIDNFVDIKFTHKLLREKMIIDNQSELPNDATIHKFLKDLVKSLALYPNNFSYIQLCMDLDVAPPKITKIPLRANGLTRHVDRLRD, via the exons gacATTGTAGATCAAGCGTTGCTCCGGATTAAGCAAAAACTTGACAAATACCCTGATGGGTCTCCGATATGGGAGAGGCAAATATATCTCAATACTTTGTTTGTGGGTGACCTTAAACCAATATTGGTCAGTATTGGTAAAAATCACCCAGACACAATCAAGTTGGAGGCGTATAAGCTCAAGTACTTGAGAGATTTTGTTGAACGCACAAATACCAGTGTGGAGGAACTTCTAAGGGCCACTCAATTGTATTTCAAAATGGTCGCCCGTTTGAATTTGGAAGGTCAGAGTGACCCTAAAGTGTTGATGGAAAGGGCGATTCTTGATGGTTGCTTTATCATTGAGTTGTTTCTAAAAAATGACAAGCGAGAAGACGGGCTTCCTTTTGAGTCAGAACAGGTTCTGTATGCCTTAAATCGAGACCTGATTCTAATCGACAACCAGATGTCCGGCTCGGTCTTACAAATCTTGATCGACGTGTGTAGCCTTTCAAAGAAATCGGATCAAGATTATGACGAGAAGCTCAAGCACTTCTACAGAATGGCCCGGAAGTTTCTAGAGCGTATTGTTCCAGACCAGAAACTATACCAGCCATTTGCCGACATTGATGATCAGTTTGAGGATCTCCTAAGCATAGTATATGACGATTTGAATTGGCCATTGCCCCACCAAGCTAATAGTAATGTTGAAGTTGGGGATGATAAATGGTACTCGGTGAAATCTGCAACTAAGCTTGAAAAGCTTGGAGTGGAGTTCAAAATGATCGAGATAGACAATTTTGTCGACATAAAGTTTACGCATAAG CTACTTCGCGAGAAAATGATCATTGACAACCAATCAGAGCTACCTAATGATGCCACaattcataaatttttgaaagatttggtCAAGTCTCTAGCACTCTATCCCAATAACTTCAGCTACATCCAACTTTGCATGGATCTTGATGTGGCACcacctaaaattaccaaaatacccttacgCGCCAACGGTCTTACCCGCCACGTGGATCGCttgagagactga